The Immundisolibacter sp. genome includes a region encoding these proteins:
- a CDS encoding acyl-CoA dehydrogenase family protein yields MFDFSPRPEIEALVTQVRGFVDAVVIPREADVAAEPGRLESVRAELQQAARAAGVFAPRVPVEYGGLGLDWRDSALVFEAAGRSLLGPQALNCAAPDEGNMHLLHAVGTAQQRARYYAPLARGDIRSCFAMTEPAPGAGSDPAMLLTRAVRDGDGWVIDGDKWFISGAQGAAFAICMARTDDGPTLFLVDADNPGYQITALTPTLDHAFPGGHCEMRFADCRVGADAVLGEIGKGYDYAQLRLGPGRLTHCMRWLGIAGRALDIAMDYVNRRESFGKRLAQHQEMQRLVAESAIEMHASRLMIWQAAWCLDRGQQALHETSMTKVFVAEAVNRIVDRAVQMCGARGISEYLPLANFYREIRGFRIYDGATEVHRASIGIRLLREAAKGSR; encoded by the coding sequence ATGTTCGATTTCTCCCCGCGCCCCGAGATCGAGGCGCTGGTGACTCAGGTCCGAGGCTTCGTCGATGCGGTCGTCATCCCGCGCGAAGCCGATGTCGCTGCCGAACCGGGCCGGCTGGAAAGCGTCCGCGCCGAATTGCAACAGGCGGCGCGCGCGGCCGGTGTGTTCGCGCCGCGCGTGCCGGTCGAATACGGCGGCCTGGGTCTGGACTGGCGCGACAGCGCGCTGGTGTTCGAGGCCGCCGGGCGCAGCCTGCTCGGACCGCAGGCGCTCAACTGCGCGGCGCCGGACGAGGGCAACATGCACCTGCTGCATGCCGTCGGTACGGCCCAGCAGCGGGCCCGTTACTACGCGCCGCTGGCGCGCGGCGACATACGCTCCTGCTTTGCCATGACCGAGCCGGCACCGGGTGCCGGTTCCGATCCGGCCATGCTGCTCACGCGCGCCGTGCGCGATGGCGACGGCTGGGTGATCGACGGCGACAAGTGGTTCATCAGTGGCGCGCAAGGCGCGGCATTTGCCATCTGCATGGCGCGTACCGACGACGGCCCGACCCTGTTCCTGGTCGACGCCGACAACCCCGGTTACCAGATCACCGCGCTCACGCCAACGCTCGACCACGCCTTCCCCGGCGGCCACTGCGAGATGCGCTTCGCCGATTGCCGGGTCGGTGCCGATGCGGTGCTGGGCGAGATCGGCAAGGGCTACGACTACGCTCAGCTGCGCCTGGGGCCTGGGCGCCTGACGCACTGCATGCGCTGGCTGGGCATCGCCGGACGCGCGCTCGACATCGCCATGGACTACGTCAACCGGCGCGAGTCGTTCGGCAAGCGCCTCGCCCAGCACCAGGAAATGCAGCGCCTGGTGGCCGAATCGGCCATCGAGATGCACGCCTCGCGGCTGATGATCTGGCAGGCCGCCTGGTGCCTGGACCGCGGCCAGCAGGCCCTGCACGAGACCAGCATGACCAAGGTGTTCGTGGCCGAGGCCGTCAATCGCATCGTTGATCGGGCGGTGCAGATGTGCGGGGCGCGCGGCATCAGCGAGTACCTGCCGCTGGCCAATTTCTATCGCGAGATTCGCGGCTTTCGCATCTACGACGGTGCCACCGAGGTGCACCGCGCCAGCATCGGCATCCGCCTGCTACGCGAGGCGGCCAAGGGCAGCCGTTAG
- a CDS encoding GGDEF domain-containing protein: MKLINILSDHSQTAPAQAKPLPRKPVDLARHALELAATLSRHLDLDALIDHFSRRLGEVLPYDSLSFRHELAGQWHAIAHGSGGRHSCTYQLQVEEVPLGTLRIARRQRFEEPELAMLEQLIGVIVYPLRNALLYRRAQHDAATDPLTGLSNRGVFDDALPREISRALRYGTHLTLLMVDVDNLKHINDRAGHSAGDRALQQVAGMLRAGVRDSDQVFRYAGDEFAVLLVGGDATTAREVAERLRSRVDQLPADAGAARPTLSIGLAPLRDADSGQTLFERADRALYAAKQAGRNCVCSAD; encoded by the coding sequence ATGAAGCTGATCAATATTCTGTCCGATCACTCGCAGACGGCACCGGCGCAGGCGAAGCCGCTCCCCCGCAAACCGGTTGATCTGGCCCGTCACGCGCTCGAGCTGGCCGCGACCCTGTCGCGGCATCTCGATCTGGATGCGCTGATCGATCACTTCTCGCGTCGGCTTGGCGAGGTCTTGCCGTACGACAGCCTCAGTTTCCGGCATGAGCTTGCCGGTCAATGGCATGCCATTGCTCACGGCTCGGGTGGTCGCCATTCCTGCACCTACCAGCTGCAGGTCGAGGAAGTACCGCTGGGCACGCTGCGCATCGCCCGCCGCCAGCGCTTCGAAGAGCCAGAACTGGCGATGCTGGAGCAGTTGATCGGCGTGATCGTCTATCCGCTGCGCAATGCTCTGCTGTACCGGCGTGCCCAGCATGACGCGGCCACAGACCCGTTGACCGGGCTTTCCAACCGGGGCGTTTTCGACGACGCACTGCCCCGCGAGATCAGCCGTGCCCTGCGGTATGGCACCCATTTGACGCTGCTGATGGTCGACGTCGACAACCTGAAGCACATCAATGATCGGGCCGGGCACAGCGCGGGCGACCGGGCTCTGCAACAGGTGGCCGGCATGCTGCGGGCCGGTGTACGCGACTCGGATCAGGTGTTTCGTTACGCCGGCGATGAGTTCGCCGTGTTGTTGGTCGGCGGCGACGCGACTACGGCGCGGGAAGTCGCCGAGCGCCTGCGCAGCCGCGTCGACCAGCTGCCGGCGGATGCCGGCGCCGCCCGCCCGACGCTGAGCATTGGCCTCGCGCCCCTGCGCGACGCGGACAGCGGCCAGACCCTTTTCGAGCGAGCCGACAGGGCGCTGTACGCCGCCAAACAGGCCGGCCGCAACTGCGTGTGCAGCGCCGACTGA
- a CDS encoding isochorismatase family cysteine hydrolase — MRALLIIDMQNDFVLPDSPVTVAGALATVPTIRRLLDAFRARSWPVLHITRAYRADGSDVEAFRRDAFLRGPQYLLPGSPGAQIVHELAPVPGEHVLIKPRFSAFMGTPLDLLLRRLGVDELVVSGTQYPNCIRATVLDAVCLDYAVTLVTDACSAQTDAVAQANIADMAAIGVDCRTARQFLGIA; from the coding sequence ATGCGCGCACTGCTCATCATCGACATGCAGAACGATTTCGTGCTACCCGACAGCCCAGTGACGGTGGCGGGGGCGCTCGCCACGGTGCCGACCATTCGCCGCCTGCTCGACGCGTTTCGCGCGCGAAGTTGGCCGGTGCTGCACATCACCCGTGCCTACCGGGCGGATGGCAGCGACGTCGAGGCGTTTCGGCGAGACGCATTCCTGCGCGGGCCACAGTACCTGCTGCCGGGCTCACCGGGCGCGCAGATCGTGCACGAGCTCGCCCCTGTGCCGGGCGAACATGTGCTGATCAAGCCGCGCTTCAGCGCCTTCATGGGCACACCGCTGGACCTGCTGCTGCGCAGACTGGGCGTGGATGAACTCGTGGTCAGCGGCACGCAGTACCCGAACTGCATCCGCGCCACTGTGCTGGACGCGGTGTGCCTGGATTACGCGGTCACGCTGGTGACGGACGCGTGTTCCGCCCAGACGGACGCCGTGGCGCAGGCCAATATCGCGGACATGGCCGCCATCGGCGTGGATTGCCGGACCGCACGGCAGTTCCTGGGGATTGCCTGA
- a CDS encoding amidase family protein, translating into MTMWHTQGIAELGRAMVDGRLSASELTQHFLDRIGALNHAGPALNAVREVNPQALDTARSLDDERRAGLVRGPLHGIPVLLKDNIATGDGMACTAGSLALADLRPRQDAELVRRLRVAGAVILGKCNMTEFADYLGDVMPSEFSSAGGVVRHPYGKRYDRGGGSSVGPACAVAAGLCAAAIGSETQNSIQTPASQSGVVGLKPTVGLVSRTGVVPLAMSQDTAGPLTRSVADAALLLSALAGVDLGDSLTLSAAPHIQADYARFLDPHALRGARIGVPRQVYFGRPGQEAAEEIIEEAIATLRAAGAIIVDPADVPTAQEVARLRSSVFAREFKVGLNAFLASQGDAAPVCTLADIIAFNAAHPGQCLAYGQALAENAERTNGLDDPAYHTDRLRDITLTRELGVDAVCRQYGLDALLTPGGVAAKLTGKAGYPAVTVPAGFADDGTPVGISFIGPAFSEGRLLALAHAFEHARGELATIPDGL; encoded by the coding sequence CGAGCTCGGCCGGGCGATGGTGGATGGCCGGCTGAGCGCGAGTGAACTGACACAGCACTTCCTGGACCGCATCGGCGCGCTGAATCACGCCGGACCGGCGCTGAACGCCGTGCGGGAGGTCAACCCGCAGGCGCTGGACACCGCCCGCAGCCTGGACGACGAGCGGCGCGCCGGCCTGGTGCGCGGCCCACTGCACGGTATTCCGGTTTTGCTCAAGGACAACATCGCCACCGGCGACGGCATGGCCTGCACGGCCGGCTCGCTGGCCCTGGCCGATCTGCGGCCACGTCAGGATGCCGAGCTGGTGCGCCGCCTGCGGGTGGCGGGCGCGGTAATTCTGGGCAAATGCAACATGACCGAGTTCGCTGACTATCTGGGCGACGTGATGCCGTCCGAGTTCAGTTCCGCCGGTGGCGTGGTGCGCCATCCTTACGGCAAGCGTTACGACCGCGGCGGCGGCTCCAGCGTCGGGCCGGCCTGCGCGGTGGCAGCCGGGCTGTGTGCCGCGGCCATTGGCAGCGAGACGCAGAACTCCATCCAGACGCCGGCCAGCCAGTCCGGCGTGGTGGGTCTCAAACCCACCGTTGGTCTGGTCAGTCGCACTGGCGTTGTGCCGCTCGCCATGAGTCAGGATACGGCAGGGCCACTCACCCGCAGCGTCGCGGACGCGGCACTGCTGCTGTCAGCCCTGGCCGGCGTGGACCTGGGCGACAGCCTCACGCTGAGCGCGGCGCCGCACATCCAAGCCGATTACGCACGATTCCTTGATCCGCATGCGCTGCGTGGGGCACGTATCGGTGTGCCTCGACAGGTCTATTTCGGCCGACCCGGTCAGGAAGCGGCCGAGGAAATTATCGAAGAGGCCATCGCCACGTTGCGCGCGGCCGGGGCCATCATCGTCGATCCGGCCGATGTGCCCACCGCTCAGGAGGTCGCCCGCCTTCGCTCCAGCGTGTTCGCCCGCGAGTTCAAGGTCGGCCTGAATGCCTTTTTGGCGAGCCAAGGCGATGCAGCGCCCGTCTGCACGCTGGCCGACATCATCGCCTTCAATGCCGCGCATCCAGGCCAGTGCCTCGCCTACGGTCAGGCACTGGCGGAGAACGCCGAGCGCACCAATGGCCTCGATGACCCCGCGTACCACACCGACCGCCTACGGGATATCACGCTCACACGCGAGCTCGGCGTCGACGCCGTGTGCCGGCAGTACGGGCTCGATGCGCTGCTGACGCCGGGTGGCGTGGCCGCCAAGCTGACCGGCAAGGCCGGCTACCCGGCCGTGACGGTACCGGCGGGCTTTGCCGACGACGGCACGCCGGTGGGCATCAGCTTCATCGGCCCGGCGTTCAGCGAGGGGCGGCTGCTGGCGCTGGCGCACGCCTTCGAGCACGCGCGCGGCGAGCTGGCGACGATCCCGGACGGACTTTGA